Proteins encoded by one window of Polaribacter haliotis:
- a CDS encoding endo-1,4-beta-xylanase, with product MKQLLFFISILVFPLISFSQEDYKKGENLIDYSNIKFLKTNKKFGSVTRIEPFKKENATFEIETVTLPKFIYNSATALPIKKVSVKKGRIFLLSFSAKTTKSSLETGEAKVNILFKQSDSYKNNMLSTQSISSKWQKYYVPFQSNININKKDLGIVLHYGFKPQAFQIKDIKFELFPENTDLASLPKTKIVYKGMEADAKWRKDALARIEVIRKGNFELQFTKDGKPVANKNIKIELAKHSFPFGAAINAKAIVENGAAYKHFKKAFDLAVFENDLKIKSLQWDKKKQQALDAISILRNDNVTIKGHVLIWPGFNYLTKEFKKNENNPKKIKELIENHVDNLLDMTKGNISHWDVVNEAYTNRDLQRITGSEEVLYDGFRTLRKKQPNAKGFTNEYGIISKGGLDTKKQEWYYNFVKRIDENTNGLINGIGIQSHIGSDLTPPEKVLDILAYYATLDKQISISEFTMDIQEPKIREQYTRDFMIAAFSHPNVSEFLFWGFQLDERKKVDIYNKDWSIGTMGKAYFSLVDNDWRTRINSKTDSNGSLKGRGFYGFYNYSYMENGKEFVGTFVLNKNNRKPIKIELK from the coding sequence ATGAAGCAATTACTTTTTTTTATATCGATTTTGGTTTTTCCATTAATTTCTTTTTCACAAGAAGATTATAAAAAAGGAGAAAATTTAATTGATTATTCGAACATAAAATTTCTTAAGACAAATAAAAAATTTGGTTCAGTTACAAGAATTGAACCTTTCAAAAAAGAAAACGCAACTTTTGAAATTGAAACAGTTACACTACCAAAATTTATTTATAATTCTGCAACTGCGCTTCCAATTAAAAAAGTAAGTGTAAAAAAAGGACGTATTTTTTTATTAAGCTTTTCAGCAAAAACTACAAAATCGAGTTTAGAAACTGGTGAAGCAAAAGTGAATATTCTTTTTAAACAATCGGATTCTTACAAGAATAACATGCTTTCTACGCAAAGTATTTCTTCCAAATGGCAGAAATATTATGTTCCTTTTCAGTCGAATATCAATATCAACAAAAAAGATTTGGGTATTGTTTTGCATTATGGTTTTAAACCTCAAGCATTTCAAATTAAAGATATTAAGTTTGAATTATTTCCAGAAAATACTGATTTAGCTTCACTTCCAAAAACAAAAATTGTCTATAAAGGAATGGAAGCTGATGCAAAATGGCGTAAAGATGCATTGGCAAGAATTGAAGTGATTAGAAAAGGCAATTTTGAACTTCAATTTACAAAAGACGGAAAACCTGTTGCTAATAAAAATATAAAAATAGAATTGGCTAAACATAGTTTTCCTTTTGGTGCAGCAATAAATGCAAAAGCTATTGTAGAAAATGGAGCAGCATACAAACACTTTAAAAAAGCTTTTGATTTGGCCGTTTTTGAAAACGATTTAAAAATTAAAAGTTTACAATGGGATAAGAAAAAGCAACAAGCTTTAGATGCAATTTCTATTTTAAGAAATGATAATGTTACTATAAAAGGGCATGTTTTAATTTGGCCTGGATTTAATTATTTAACGAAAGAATTCAAGAAAAACGAGAATAATCCGAAGAAAATAAAAGAACTTATTGAAAACCATGTGGACAATTTATTAGACATGACCAAAGGAAATATTTCTCATTGGGATGTTGTAAATGAAGCGTATACAAATAGAGATTTACAAAGAATTACAGGTTCCGAAGAAGTTTTATACGATGGTTTTAGAACTTTAAGAAAAAAACAACCAAATGCAAAAGGGTTTACTAACGAATATGGAATTATCAGTAAAGGTGGTTTAGACACAAAAAAGCAAGAATGGTATTATAATTTTGTAAAAAGAATTGACGAAAACACAAACGGACTCATTAACGGAATTGGAATTCAGAGTCATATTGGTTCCGATTTAACTCCACCTGAAAAAGTGTTAGATATTTTAGCTTATTATGCAACTTTGGACAAGCAAATTAGTATTTCTGAATTCACAATGGACATTCAAGAACCTAAAATTAGAGAACAATATACCAGAGATTTTATGATTGCTGCTTTTAGTCATCCAAATGTGAGCGAATTTCTTTTTTGGGGATTTCAGTTAGACGAACGTAAAAAAGTTGATATTTATAACAAAGATTGGTCTATTGGAACCATGGGAAAAGCTTATTTTTCTTTGGTTGATAACGATTGGAGAACAAGAATTAATAGTAAAACCGATTCAAATGGAAGTTTGAAAGGACGTGGATTTTATGGTTTTTATAACTATTCATATATGGAGAATGGCAAGGAATTTGTCGGTACTTTTGTATTGAATAAGAACAATAGAAAACCCATAAAAATTGAATTAAAATGA